From Paenibacillus sp. FSL H8-0537:
CCAAGGGAACTACACTCTCCTCGCTAGCGACCTCGACACAAGCGATATACGTGATTTCCCATTTCCTACCTGTAAGTTCAATGACTGCATAAAATATGTCTTCCGTATCCGGCTTTCGCTCAATTTCAAACAAACGCTGCCTAAAGCTCCGCCATAGCTTTCCGACCTCGTCCGAATTGACACCCGGTATTGACATACCGACCAGATTCAGCTTATTCAGGCAGACAAAAGCTGGCACGAGGGAGACGCTCTTATTCAAATGCTGTAGCCCCACTTCATCCAAAGGAAGCTTCTCCATTGCCCGGAACAGCGTGTCCTTCATGTCCCTTTGCTTTCGAAATTGTCCAGGCGAGATGGAGAACATTTTCCAAAAGGCTCGGGCGAAGGATTCCTGAGACTCGAACCGGTACAAGATGGCAATATCTATGATCCTTTGGTTGGTATAAAATAAATCGTATGCTGCTTGTGTCAATCTCCGCTTGCGTATGTACTCCGCGACGGAGTTTCTCGTAACCGATAGGAAGATCCGGTGAAAATGGTACGGCGAATAGCCCGCAGCCTCCATAATCTTGGTGCTTAAGCTCTCATCGGTCAGATGATCCTCAATATAGGTAATGGCCTTGATTACCAAATCCTTATAATCCACTTTAATGCCTCCATATCGATATACTCACTTTACGACAGATGGAACGCTCTGTTTTGATATTTTTTGCGGAATTTCACTTTACTCAATAACTAACACTACTTTCCAAGCGTAGATAGTTTCCTGATCAGCCACACTCTTCGGCTCGCCAAAAGAGCGACCTCTGGCAATTGCTCAGTCTCGCTGGTTTTAAACAAATCTGCCCGTCCCTCGGTTAATGATGTATCGTTAGTCTAAGACTTTATTTTCCTGGTCTACATCTTTATTTTCTTAGTCTACAACTTTATTTTCCAGTCTAATACTTCATTTTCTTTCTACAATTATACGAATTCGTTCCCCAAGCATTAGCTACAATCCCTTCTGAATAAAAATATCCCGATGATCTAAACAAAGCATCATCGGGACTGTTCTAGCGGTTCCAGACTTTTGTCACTGGTTCCACACTTTTTTATCACTGGACAAAAAGTGTCAGGTGATAAAAATCTCTGGAACTAATTTTGTTGATTTTATTGGGTTTACAGCGACATGTGATAAACACGCAAAATAAAAAGTCTGGAACCACTAGACATTACCATGTAATAAAAGTTGGGAACCATAGTCAAGGGAGACTAAAAATATCTTACCAAATCCTCAAATGCCAAGTCGAACTGTTTGAGTCATATTGCAGCTTTAGATTATGAATTTGTCACACGGTCAATTAAGAAACTATGAAATTAATTTCACTACAACATCTCTATAATCAAGCAAATTTTCAGAACTAAACCTAATCATTAAATCTCTAATGAGAAAAATTTTCTTTAGTAAGATTGCAAGAGATTTTTCTGATACCGGTACGTTTTGTCGATCTAACACCTTATCAACTAATGGAATTATAAGGTTTTTTTGTTGTTCAGTAATATCCACGAGTCTAATAGATGTATTTTGACGAATTTTAAATATTAAATTTAACATTTTTTCAACTTCAAACAAATTAATTAATATGTCACGGGAATTTACTATTTCAGCTTGAATTTCATGTTTCTCATAAGAGTATTTATTTTTAATCACCAAAAATATTTGATCACAATCATTACTACTAAAATTATTTTCAATAATATCTCTTATTTTATTCAATCTATGAGAGTGGTTTATATTATTAATTCCATCTTTAGAAATTAATTCATCTAATATTTTTTTAATGGAACGATCGGAAATTAGATTTTTCAAAAATTTCATTATATCTATTTTTCTGATGAACATCTCAAAGTATGATAACTGCATGTCTGTAATGTTATCGATAATTTGAGCGATAACTCTTTTAGATCTAATCTTCTCTACAGATAATAGTATATTCTCTTCTTGTTGCATCAATGAAATTAGCCTAACTGAATCATCGTTTACAGAAAACCTATCTAAAATTTTTGAAACCAAGTTAATAATTCTAGCCATTTCATTTGGATCTTTTGTTCGAGTTAATTTTTCCATTAGTAATTCACTTTCATGACTGATGCTCAATCTATAATCCAGCAATTTTTCTTCGGCGAGCTTACTCCGGAATAACTTACAAATCTCAATAGTACTATGGCCTTTCTCTGACAATCCAACGTGTAAAACATTACTATCAATACGTATATGTAAGTCATATATATCATAATATGCGTGGATAATTTTAAAAGCATCTTTGTTATTAAAGGGATAGACTGTTGTATTTGGATTAAATAGTACTTCAGTTGTCCCCTTACCGGAATTACACAAGTTACATGAAATAGTAAGATTATGTGGTTCAAACGTATATAAAGGATGATTCCCTTTATCAACTATATGTTCAATTGGTATTGTATTGGTCCCAGATACTAAATCAGTTTTGCAATAGAAACATTTCTTATCATTTAGAGTCAATAAGTAAAGTCTTATTTTTCTTTTCAATTCGGTAAATATCTCTTTTGTCCATAACTTAGAATCAATAAAATTAAAGTTATTTCTTACTAAATCGATTTCATCCTGTGTAAAAGTATATGGATTAGTCATTATCATCAACCCTACTTATTATCATATTCAAAACATCTCTCAATGGATCATTTTCTTTTAAATGTCTACGAATCTCTATAAGTTTGCTTAATTCCTTTTTGAGCGCTTTATTTTCAACACCTTTACTAATTTTAGCAAGAAAGGAATCTATCTCACGAGCAATATACAGATTCCGTGTAGTAAATACATCAAAGATATTATACAAAATGTCATCTACAGACCAACCAAACGTATCTTCATCATGTAATTGTGCCCTAACAGAATTATTCTTTATTTTCAAGGAAACAATAGATGATGAATTAGGCTCAAGGTCAGAAATCATAAAATGTGAATGAGTTGCTATAATAAAATGACAAGACCTATAATGAGAAAATATACTTTTAAGATAGTTGATATAATTTATTTGCCAGTTTGGATGCAAACTTATTTCCGGTTCATCTATTAATACAATCGAGCCATGTTCGATCTTAGATAAAATATTGATCATTGTGAATAAAAACTGTTTTTCTCCTGAACTTGCTAACTCAAAGTCAAATGAACTTTCTCTCCCAATATGCAAAGTAGGATATTGAATATATCCTAATTTTATTAGTTTATTCAGAACATCATAGTCTTTATTAATTGCGATGTTATTCTCTGCACTATCCAAATCAATATCATAATATAAAGAAGATCCGTTATCTCTCTTTATATTTTTGGAATGAAGAATACGGTTATTTAAAAACTCAACGATTTCATATACATCTTCTCGCGAATATTTTTTTAACCCATCTGATCTATAATCGGATCTCTCACTTATTTTCTCTAGTAAATTCTCTATTTCCTTTTCGTTAATTTTTTTATTAAACACTGTTTTCTTTCTTTTACCTGCCCCAAAGTAAATCCTAATTTTATTATCTAGTTTCAGAAATTCTAATATTGATTTTAGATTTATTATAAATTCATTATTTACAGATAACTCAATAATATTATCAATAATTCTTCTAACTACTGTATTAACAAAAGTAGCATTTGATGTATGTCTTACTCCTAAATATTCATATATTTTGTCTTCACCAAATTCAGTTTTATTATAAAGGAATTTGTCATTTACCATAAAAGATACAGCGAGCACTTTTTGAGGTAACCATAAATCTCTAGGCTCAATAATTTTACTGTTACATTTAAATTTATAATTATTGTTTCTTTGTTCTACCTCAAAGTAATTCTCATTATAATAATAACTTAAATAGAATTCCGCTTTAAACGGATCATTTTGAAGATTTGAAGTCTCATTTTTGAGTCTTTCAAGACTTCTAAACACTTCGCAAATTGTGGATAACAACCGACTTTTTCCAGTTCCATTTGGACCAATGATTAAAGTGCTTAAAAGATTTTTATCAAATTCTTTATTGGGATTAATGAAATCTACAATAACATCATTTCCATATAGAATCTCCGAACTGAAGCAAACCAATCGAAATTCACTCATTATAAACTCCTCTGTTATCATATTTGCAGAACCTACCGCTACATTTCAGCTTGCTGATCTACCTATGAACACTAAACTCATCCGCTATACGTAGTGTAATTTCAATTTCAATGGCAAGAGACGTAATTCGGAACCGGTAGACGCTTCCTATTGAATTCTTCGATCGTGAACCCGCTTTAGCGATCCTGCCGAGACAGAACAACCTCCCAATCTTTCAGCTACTTCACATCCGTATATAAATCTTTCTCATAATAGCCGTCAAGAATCACTCGGTTAACCATTAAATAGTAAAATATCCCCTTTTTCGAGTGATACTTTAAATTCTCATGTTGTTCCAATAAAAAACCACATGATAAACCGGTAAATCGGCTTAGCGCAGGAGAATCATCTTCATTTTGAGCAATATAAGCCTTCAATAAATTTTCTAGAAAAGAAATCAAAATCTTTATCTCCTCTGAACCGCCTGTCATGGCTCTCGGTTTACCCATGTTGCTGTAAAATGAGAACCGTTCAGACACCATAATAATGCACCACTGGTTTGCCGCGGCTGCTTACTCATACTTCTTAAGTTCATCCCCATATTCCGTTAATAACAATTGGTTCATTTCTGCGAAAGCCTCCAGTTTCTTAATCCTCGAAATTATAATCTTTCGCTTCCTTTCATTTTCTTTTTGGCCTTCTCCCCAAATATCATCAATATCACTATGCAAATCTCTAAAGATCACTGAGAATTTGTCTTCTTCCTGAAG
This genomic window contains:
- a CDS encoding AAA family ATPase, with the protein product MSEFRLVCFSSEILYGNDVIVDFINPNKEFDKNLLSTLIIGPNGTGKSRLLSTICEVFRSLERLKNETSNLQNDPFKAEFYLSYYYNENYFEVEQRNNNYKFKCNSKIIEPRDLWLPQKVLAVSFMVNDKFLYNKTEFGEDKIYEYLGVRHTSNATFVNTVVRRIIDNIIELSVNNEFIINLKSILEFLKLDNKIRIYFGAGKRKKTVFNKKINEKEIENLLEKISERSDYRSDGLKKYSREDVYEIVEFLNNRILHSKNIKRDNGSSLYYDIDLDSAENNIAINKDYDVLNKLIKLGYIQYPTLHIGRESSFDFELASSGEKQFLFTMINILSKIEHGSIVLIDEPEISLHPNWQINYINYLKSIFSHYRSCHFIIATHSHFMISDLEPNSSSIVSLKIKNNSVRAQLHDEDTFGWSVDDILYNIFDVFTTRNLYIAREIDSFLAKISKGVENKALKKELSKLIEIRRHLKENDPLRDVLNMIISRVDDND
- a CDS encoding GyrI-like domain-containing protein, yielding MDYKDLVIKAITYIEDHLTDESLSTKIMEAAGYSPYHFHRIFLSVTRNSVAEYIRKRRLTQAAYDLFYTNQRIIDIAILYRFESQESFARAFWKMFSISPGQFRKQRDMKDTLFRAMEKLPLDEVGLQHLNKSVSLVPAFVCLNKLNLVGMSIPGVNSDEVGKLWRSFRQRLFEIERKPDTEDIFYAVIELTGRKWEITYIACVEVASEESVVPLGMVAKLLPVVTYAVFTHKGTLSRLNHTFQYIYETWLPQSGSVRTNCPEFVRYDHRYLGPMNEDSVLDIYIPVGSPYQEHVAQ